One genomic region from Chlamydia poikilotherma encodes:
- a CDS encoding 4-hydroxy-tetrahydrodipicolinate reductase has product MRVGIIGCSGRMGTLLGTSLKSIARFTLGPGFSRTSAHTLSSVIDSNDVLVDFSSSSFSEELLLALLCNPKPLIFATTKPAVSLSIDKKIEDLAVYVPVIVCSNTSLGAYVQKRLAVILASVFDDTYDIRITEVHHRKKKDLISGTANELVSVLCDAKEKEWQQNYSVGSNCDNVKNIELHASRVGNISGEHEIAFISDKEQITLRHTVFSREVFAEGVVRILDWLLNESPPPGCYGPEVGLKVSV; this is encoded by the coding sequence ATGCGTGTTGGTATTATCGGATGTTCAGGAAGAATGGGAACGTTGCTCGGTACTTCATTGAAATCAATCGCACGCTTCACTTTAGGCCCAGGATTTTCCAGAACAAGTGCTCATACTTTATCTTCTGTTATAGACAGTAATGATGTTCTTGTAGATTTTTCTTCTTCATCTTTTTCTGAGGAACTTCTTCTGGCTTTGCTTTGTAATCCCAAACCTTTAATTTTTGCTACGACTAAACCCGCAGTATCTTTATCTATAGATAAAAAAATAGAAGATTTAGCTGTTTATGTTCCTGTTATTGTTTGTTCAAATACGAGCTTAGGAGCGTATGTGCAGAAACGTTTAGCTGTTATACTCGCTAGTGTTTTCGATGATACCTACGATATCCGTATTACTGAGGTGCATCATAGAAAGAAAAAAGATTTGATTTCAGGAACAGCTAATGAATTAGTCTCTGTTCTTTGTGATGCTAAAGAGAAGGAGTGGCAACAGAACTATAGTGTCGGGTCTAACTGTGACAATGTAAAAAATATTGAGTTACATGCTTCACGTGTTGGCAATATTTCGGGGGAGCATGAAATAGCTTTTATCAGTGATAAAGAGCAAATCACTTTACGGCATACTGTCTTTTCCCGTGAAGTCTTTGCTGAGGGAGTTGTGAGAATTTTAGATTGGTTGTTAAACGAATCCCCGCCTCCCGGATGTTATGGACCTGAAGTAGGGCTAAAGGTTTCTGTGTGA
- a CDS encoding aspartate kinase: MPPVVYKFGGTSLGTAESIRKVYAIVSKNTPHFIVVSAVAGITDLLDMFCCVSSEYREQIVFDIVKRHNKIIHELQITFSLSSWIEKLNSYVDKEEIAPSDRAEILALGEDISAALFQAFCDSNNFPIEFLEARTVILTNGEYHRAAPDISRMRENWRALNLKSDICYITQGFIGADAFGKTTVLGRGGSDYSGALIAEMSNAQEVRIYTDVNGIYTMDPRIIEDAQLIPELSFEEMQNLATFGAKILYPPMLSPCVRAGIPIFVTSTFDVSKGGTWIYAMDKTVSYAPRVKALSLRQRQRLWSVDCGVLGAVNLDKILPILDTYHILPGLITSQDTKVSFTTDDDDISEEIIQDLYSKLSNIGTVHMLYDLALITMIGSGLASTKVVTTVTDKLRNYPSPIFCCCQSCMALSLVVPENLAGNIVEQLHNDYVKQRFSVV; the protein is encoded by the coding sequence ATGCCTCCAGTAGTATATAAATTTGGCGGGACTAGTTTAGGAACAGCAGAAAGTATACGCAAGGTCTATGCTATTGTCTCTAAAAATACACCGCATTTTATTGTTGTTAGTGCTGTAGCGGGAATTACAGACTTACTAGATATGTTTTGCTGTGTTTCTAGTGAGTATCGTGAACAAATTGTTTTTGATATTGTAAAGAGACACAATAAAATTATCCATGAACTTCAAATCACATTTTCCCTATCTTCTTGGATAGAAAAGTTGAACAGTTATGTAGATAAAGAAGAAATTGCTCCTAGTGATCGAGCCGAAATTCTTGCTTTAGGTGAGGATATATCGGCTGCTTTATTTCAAGCTTTCTGTGATAGCAATAACTTTCCTATAGAGTTTTTAGAGGCAAGAACTGTCATATTGACAAATGGTGAATACCATCGTGCTGCTCCTGATATTTCGCGTATGCGAGAAAACTGGCGTGCTCTTAACCTCAAAAGTGATATTTGTTATATCACTCAGGGATTTATAGGAGCAGATGCTTTTGGGAAAACCACGGTGTTGGGCAGAGGAGGAAGTGATTATTCCGGAGCATTAATTGCTGAAATGAGTAATGCTCAAGAAGTGCGTATTTATACTGATGTGAATGGTATTTATACTATGGACCCGAGAATCATTGAAGATGCGCAACTCATCCCAGAGTTGAGTTTTGAAGAAATGCAAAACCTTGCCACCTTCGGTGCTAAAATTCTCTATCCTCCTATGCTTTCTCCATGCGTGCGTGCAGGAATCCCTATTTTCGTAACCTCTACTTTTGATGTTTCTAAAGGAGGTACTTGGATCTATGCTATGGATAAAACTGTAAGCTATGCACCTCGTGTAAAAGCGCTTTCTTTACGTCAACGTCAACGATTATGGTCTGTAGATTGTGGTGTTTTAGGTGCCGTTAACCTAGATAAGATTTTACCTATACTAGATACCTATCATATTCTTCCTGGTTTGATAACTTCTCAGGATACTAAGGTATCTTTTACGACAGATGATGATGATATTTCTGAAGAAATCATTCAAGATCTCTATAGCAAGCTATCTAATATAGGAACTGTACACATGCTTTATGATTTGGCGTTGATTACTATGATTGGTTCTGGATTAGCTTCAACAAAGGTTGTAACTACCGTTACAGATAAATTACGTAATTATCCTTCTCCCATTTTTTGCTGTTGTCAAAGTTGCATGGCATTGAGCTTAGTAGTTCCTGAAAATCTAGCAGGAAATATTGTAGAACAACTCCATAATGATTATGTTAAGCAGAGGTTTTCTGTAGTATAA
- a CDS encoding queuosine precursor transporter: protein MSSHKNKTFFNLSLTFSLILILSNLVAASRLIVTPYFTIPGGLLFYPLTFVISNIVNEIFGPEKTRHMVFSAFAGNMLCLIFLQIVSLLPASSIEIANAWHILFDVSPIAFIASFTAFSVSQQLDIISFHFFKRRFPKSSPWIRNNASSMLSQMVDTLIVDLGVVYIGMHLSFTKTLQIMTCSYLYKVFFILATTPIFYLGIRRIPRIYKDNMETKHETLI, encoded by the coding sequence ATGTCCTCTCATAAAAATAAGACATTTTTTAATCTATCCCTTACCTTCTCATTAATTCTGATCTTATCGAATCTGGTAGCAGCTTCTAGGCTCATCGTAACGCCTTACTTTACTATTCCCGGGGGATTGCTTTTCTATCCTCTAACTTTTGTGATTTCTAACATCGTTAATGAGATCTTTGGTCCTGAAAAAACCCGACACATGGTATTTTCAGCATTTGCTGGTAATATGCTCTGCCTAATATTTCTCCAAATTGTATCTCTTCTTCCAGCCTCGTCCATAGAAATCGCAAATGCCTGGCATATTCTATTTGATGTCAGTCCAATAGCTTTTATTGCCTCATTTACTGCTTTCTCCGTTTCACAACAGCTCGATATTATTTCCTTTCATTTTTTTAAACGACGCTTTCCTAAATCATCTCCTTGGATACGCAATAACGCATCTTCTATGCTCTCACAAATGGTCGATACCCTTATTGTTGATCTCGGCGTTGTCTATATAGGCATGCATCTATCCTTTACAAAAACTTTACAAATTATGACTTGTTCATATCTCTATAAAGTTTTCTTTATCCTAGCTACCACTCCGATTTTTTATCTGGGAATAAGAAGAATACCTCGCATTTATAAAGACAATATGGAAACAAAACACGAGACATTAATATAA
- a CDS encoding phenylalanine 4-monooxygenase: MAHHIATIFSNSANHSDTLLNSRLPLWEAYCPQVFFEYLEVLHLVKGSPIDFNHINNILLSKSGFTLSPTENYLPPHNYLFELSEKCFPIATQTRPLDDDGFSTLPDLIHDLFCHVPWLLHPEFMKFFFTMGQLFIKAIHRAKEIYPIEDQPRILNSNALAISRCFWFTVENGLIEEQGKRKAYGAAILSSTEQLAYTFNNKVFVSPFKTEHIIQRPCNPNSLQTTLFVIHEFSELNDISEKMQLFLEQGQLDFTVFGPHDIYYQDIILFLKDHVLS, from the coding sequence ATGGCTCATCATATTGCCACAATATTTTCTAATTCTGCAAATCATTCGGACACCCTCTTAAACTCTCGACTTCCTTTATGGGAAGCTTATTGCCCTCAAGTCTTTTTTGAGTATTTAGAAGTCCTGCACTTAGTTAAAGGATCGCCTATAGACTTCAACCATATAAATAATATCTTATTATCAAAATCAGGATTTACGTTATCACCAACGGAAAATTACCTTCCACCGCACAATTATTTATTTGAGTTAAGTGAAAAGTGTTTTCCTATAGCCACACAAACACGCCCCTTGGATGACGATGGCTTTTCTACTCTTCCCGACCTGATTCACGATTTATTTTGCCACGTTCCTTGGCTGTTGCACCCTGAATTTATGAAGTTTTTCTTTACTATGGGACAGCTGTTTATAAAAGCTATACATAGGGCAAAAGAGATCTACCCTATCGAAGATCAACCGCGTATCCTTAATAGCAATGCTCTTGCTATTTCGCGATGTTTTTGGTTTACGGTAGAAAATGGTCTTATTGAAGAACAGGGGAAAAGAAAGGCTTACGGAGCTGCTATATTAAGCTCGACTGAACAACTAGCCTATACTTTTAATAACAAGGTGTTTGTTTCTCCATTTAAAACGGAACACATTATACAACGTCCTTGCAACCCAAATTCACTACAAACAACACTTTTTGTCATTCATGAGTTTAGCGAATTAAATGATATCTCAGAAAAAATGCAGCTCTTTCTAGAACAAGGACAACTTGATTTCACGGTCTTTGGTCCCCACGACATATATTATCAAGATATCATCCTCTTTTTAAAAGACCATGTCCTCTCATAA
- the asd gene encoding aspartate-semialdehyde dehydrogenase yields the protein MRVAVLGATGLVGQKFVALLHKWFPWHICEVVASETKYSQTYGSACVWQESLSPMPESMVHLPVRRIEEIESDIIVSFLPEKIAESLESYCLSKGKLIFSNSSAFRMHPAVPIIIPEVNQDHLSLIAAQPFPGRIITNSNCCVSGIALALAPLKEFRIDRVNIVTLQSASGAGHPGVSSMDVLGNTIPHIVGEEEKILRETLKILGKCDEPAEFSITVTVHRVPVVYGHTLTLHVTFLDPVDIEDILHCYHHRNEAFPGTYKLYDSPWHPQARKDLADDDMRVHIGPITHGSDSRTIKMNVLIHNLVRGAAGALLTNMHNYCCQNSGEYTCLQ from the coding sequence ATGCGTGTAGCTGTTTTGGGAGCTACCGGGCTGGTTGGTCAAAAATTCGTAGCTCTTTTGCATAAATGGTTTCCTTGGCATATTTGTGAAGTTGTTGCCTCCGAGACAAAATATAGTCAGACTTATGGTTCTGCGTGTGTTTGGCAAGAGTCTTTGAGTCCTATGCCGGAAAGTATGGTCCATCTGCCTGTTCGTAGAATCGAAGAGATCGAATCGGATATTATTGTATCCTTCTTGCCTGAAAAGATAGCGGAATCATTAGAGTCATATTGTCTATCTAAGGGAAAATTGATTTTTTCTAATTCATCTGCCTTTAGAATGCATCCCGCGGTTCCCATTATTATTCCTGAAGTAAATCAGGATCATCTTAGTCTTATTGCTGCGCAGCCTTTCCCGGGAAGAATCATCACTAATTCTAATTGTTGTGTCTCTGGCATTGCTTTAGCTTTAGCTCCATTGAAGGAATTTAGGATTGACCGTGTGAATATTGTCACTTTGCAATCGGCAAGTGGTGCTGGTCATCCTGGAGTTTCTTCCATGGATGTTTTAGGAAATACGATTCCTCATATAGTAGGGGAAGAAGAAAAAATCCTTAGAGAAACACTAAAGATTTTAGGCAAATGTGATGAACCTGCAGAGTTTTCCATAACGGTTACTGTACATCGTGTTCCTGTAGTTTATGGACATACTCTAACTTTACATGTGACTTTTCTTGATCCTGTCGATATAGAGGATATTCTTCATTGCTATCATCATAGAAATGAAGCCTTTCCAGGTACGTATAAACTTTATGATTCTCCTTGGCATCCACAAGCAAGAAAAGATCTTGCAGATGATGACATGCGTGTGCATATAGGACCCATTACTCATGGGAGTGATTCTCGAACAATAAAAATGAATGTATTGATACACAATCTTGTTCGGGGTGCTGCAGGAGCTTTATTGACAAATATGCACAACTATTGTTGTCAGAATTCTGGAGAATATACATGCCTCCAGTAG
- the dapA gene encoding 4-hydroxy-tetrahydrodipicolinate synthase has protein sequence MKLLTACVTPFLPNYAIDFPSFEKILRSQEKEGNGVVLLGSTGESLALTVKEKEALVSFACSLKLQVPIVIGVSGISLNDALEWIRICSTYSVDGFLITSPIYTKPGVYGQTLWFEHLLNATNKPAILYNIPSRAGTPLYLEAVRALSTHPSFYGVKDSGGSVEKCREYVQIHPDLILYCGDDGLWPQMHLSGAHGLVSVLSNGWPGEARSYVDNPYQESNASLWQELSLWLAHTTNPIAIKALLAYKQDIAHSVLRLPLSIRDLQNAESLPIIVKKMLHWLPACQQTLT, from the coding sequence ATGAAATTACTCACTGCGTGCGTTACTCCTTTTCTTCCTAATTATGCAATTGATTTTCCAAGTTTTGAGAAGATTTTACGTTCTCAAGAAAAAGAAGGAAATGGTGTTGTTCTTCTTGGAAGTACTGGAGAAAGCCTAGCGTTAACAGTAAAAGAGAAAGAAGCCTTAGTTTCTTTCGCTTGTTCTTTGAAACTGCAGGTTCCTATAGTTATTGGGGTGTCTGGCATTTCACTAAATGATGCTTTAGAATGGATAAGGATATGCTCTACGTATTCTGTTGATGGTTTTTTAATCACTAGTCCTATTTATACAAAACCTGGGGTTTATGGTCAGACGTTATGGTTTGAGCATCTTTTGAACGCTACGAATAAACCTGCAATTTTATATAACATTCCTTCTAGGGCAGGAACACCGTTATATTTAGAAGCTGTACGTGCATTATCCACACATCCTTCTTTTTATGGAGTGAAAGATTCTGGAGGGTCTGTTGAAAAATGTCGCGAATATGTGCAGATACATCCCGATCTTATTTTGTATTGTGGCGATGATGGTTTGTGGCCGCAAATGCATCTATCAGGAGCTCATGGGCTCGTTTCTGTTTTATCTAATGGTTGGCCAGGAGAGGCGCGTAGCTATGTAGATAATCCTTATCAAGAAAGCAATGCATCATTGTGGCAAGAGCTTTCTCTTTGGCTTGCTCATACGACAAATCCCATCGCAATCAAGGCATTGCTAGCTTATAAGCAAGATATTGCTCACAGTGTTTTGCGTTTGCCACTATCTATTAGAGACTTGCAAAATGCAGAATCTTTGCCGATCATTGTGAAAAAAATGTTGCACTGGTTGCCAGCGTGTCAGCAGACTCTCACATAG